In Leishmania infantum JPCM5 genome chromosome 33, a genomic segment contains:
- a CDS encoding putative beta prime cop protein: protein MSAGTAATVEFTASSQRVKMVDMHPKEPIFIAALYSGGINLYNYQTQALVRSFDTGTGLPVRCVRFIPRLQSFVCGCDDMNLRVFNYNTMERTKIFQAHDDYIRCVAVHEQLPLVLTCADDMTIRQWDWSKGWTLQMTYEGHQHFCMAVAFNPKDSSTFASASMDCTIKVWRIHIPTPNYQLEGHEDGVNCVEFYPRGDKPYLLSGSDDRTVRLWDYQTKACLQVFSFHEDNVASVLFHPDLPVIYSISESDSIAAFSTETFRLLYSCNHSDMGRGWSLATKRHSNMLIAGFDNGVRAYKVGADKPVFSMDANGRVLVATGNEITRMDIKAIGPETPDGEVLNVATKDMGTVEATARSIVHAGNGQFICVLGDDNYTIISSLSLRPKSYGQCVSFVWGPESGAYAVLEGSTTLKVYKGFKGRVALSLPEVANKLFGGPLLAVRTSSSVMFYDWGTLALIRQIDETPAALEWNSTGELVALVTSSSVFLLKFNGDAVAQYLEQNTTTGDDGLDFSFDLVEELDEKVRDVAWVGDCLVYINQVHRLNYYIGGEVNNIAVLNRHQYLLGYLPKENRLFCIDKEKSITSYLLQVNAIEYMAAIVREDFDAANTLLPTIDVSLRDKLSRFVESRGLLQMALEIAMDDERRFDLAVQLKQLSLAHKIASAANVASHWKQVGDIALEQGYFEMAIESLEKCNDWSGLLLIYTSLNDMEAISRLGDRCLQSGQANLAFTCYHLTQRHAECVELLQKTGKTGDAAFYARTYCPSLIEDAVAKWRVSVASIPRVSQALASPAAYPNLFPSLRNVDLSPPNGPEAGAPLNAQPAPPGASTSLHGSCIAPTVADLFQPAAEAPQQPMHAPPFPDNVGSELTGMQELADEEEAWGED, encoded by the coding sequence ATGTcagccggcaccgccgccacggtggaattcaccgcctccagccAACGCGTGAAGATGGTGGACATGCACCCCAAGGAGCCCATCTTTATTGCAGCCCTGTATTCCGGTGGAATCAACCTGTACAACTACCAGACGCAGGCGCTCGTCCGCTCCTTCGACACAGGCACGGGTCTTCCAGTACGCTGTGTCCGCTTTATCCCGCGCCTGCAGAGCTTTGTGTGCGGCTGTGATGACATGAACCTGCGTGTGTTCAACTACAACACGATGGAGCGGACGAAGATATTCCAAGCCCACGACGACTACAtccgctgcgtcgctgttcacgagcagctgccgctggtgctgacGTGCGCGGATGACATGACCATTCGGCAGTGGGACTGGAGCAAGGGGTGGACGCTGCAGATGACTTACGAGGGGCACCAGCACTTCTGCATGGCCGTCGCTTTCAACCCTAAGGACTCCTCCACGTTTGCCTCCGCCTCGATGGACTGCACCATCAAGGTGTGGCGCATCCACATTCCGACGCCGAATTACCAACTCGAGGGCCACGAGGATGGCGTGAACTGCGTCGAGTTCTACCCTCGCGGTGACAAGCCGTACCTACTGAGCGGATCCGACGACAGGACGGTGCGTTTGTGGGACTACCAAACCAAAGCCTGCTTACAGGTCTTCTCCTTTCACGAGGACAACGTCGCGAGTGTGCTTTTCCACCCGGACCTCCCAGTGATCTACTCCATCTCCGAGTCGGACAGCAttgccgccttctccacggAGACGTTCCGCCTGCTGTACTCGTGCAACCACTCCGACATGGGGCGCGGGTGGTCGCTGGCAACGAAGCGCCACTCGAACATGCTCATTGCCGGCTTTGACAACGGCGTGCGGGCCTACAAGGTCGGCGCGGACAAGCCCGTCTTCTCCATGGACGCCAACGGTCGCGTCTTGGTCGCGACCGGGAACGAGATTACGCGCATGGACATCAAGGCCATAGGGCCGGAGACGCCCGACGGCGAGGTGCTGAACGTTGCGACGAAGGACATGGGCACTGTCGAGGCGACGGCCCGCTCTATCGTTCACGCCGGAAACGGCCAGTTCATCTGCGTTCTCGGTGACGACAACTACACCATCATATCGTCCCTCTCGCTGCGTCCCAAGTCGTACGGGCAGTGTGTTTCATTTGTCTGGGGTCCTGAGAGCGGCGCctacgccgtgctggagggcTCGACGACGCTGAAGGTTTACAAAGGTTTCAAGGGGCGCGTCGCACTTTCGCTGCCAGAGGTGGCCAATAAGCTGTTTGGCGGGCCTCTGCTAGCGGtgcgcacgagcagcagcgtcatgtTCTACGACTGGGGCACGCTGGCACTGATCCGGCAGATCGATGAGACCCCGGCAGCGCTCGAGTGGAACTCGACGGGTGAGCTCGTGGCGCTCGTCACGAGCAGCAGTGTCTTCCTTCTCAAGTTCAACGGGGACGCTGTAGCGCAGTACCTCGAGCaaaacaccaccaccggcgatGACGGCCTCGACTTCTCGTTCGACCttgtggaggagctggatgAAAAGGTGCGCGACGTGGCGTGGGTGGGGGACTGCCTTGTCTACATCAATCAAGTGCATCGGCTCAACTACTACATTGGCGGCGAGGTAAACAACATCGCGGTGCTGAACCGTCACCAGTACCTCCTCGGCTACCTGCCAAAGGAAAACCGTCTCTTCTGCATAGACAAGGAAAAGAGCATCACGAGCTACCTCCTTCAGGTGAATGCCATCGAGTACATGGCTGCCATCGTGCGCGAGGACTTTGATGCCGCCAACACACTTCTCCCCACCATCGATGTGAGCCTGCGTGACAAACTGTCGCGGTTTGTCGAGTCGCGCGGGCTGCTGCAGATGGCGCTGGAGATCGCCATGGATGACGAGCGCCGCTTCGACCTGGCGGTCCAGCTGAAGCAACTGTCGTTGGCGCACAAGATCGCCAGCGCGGCGAACGTCGCGTCGCACTGGAAGCAGGTGGGTGACATTGCACTGGAGCAGGGCTACTTTGAGATGGCAATCGAGTCGCTGGAGAAGTGCAACGACTGGAGCGGGCTGCTGCTCATCTACACGTCCCTCAACGACATGGAGGCGATCTCGCGCCTTGGCGACCGCTGTCTGCAAAGCGGACAGGCCAACTTGGCCTTCACCTGCTACCACCTCACCCAACGCCATGCCGAGtgtgtggagctgctgcagaagacCGGCAAAACAGGCGACGCCGCTTTCTACGCACGCACCTACTGCCCGAGCCTCATCGAGGACGCCGTGGCTAAGTGGAGGGTGTCGGTCGCCTCGATCCCTCGCGTCAGCCAAGCGCTCGCCAGCCCGGCAGCCTACCCGAACCTGTTTCCGTCACTGCGCAATGTGGACTTGTCGCCTCCAAACGGACCGGAGGCTGGCGCCCCTCTGAACGCACAGCCGGCACCTCCCGGTGCATCCACGTCGCTCCACGGCTCATGCATCGCACCAACTGTTGCCGACTTGTTCCAgccggcggcagaggcaccCCAGCAGCCTATGCACGCCCCGCCGTTCCCCGACAATGTGGGCAGCGAGCTCACCGGGAtgcaggagctggcggaCGAAGAGGAAGCATGGGGAGAAGATTAG
- a CDS encoding putative 60S ribosomal protein L44 produces the protein MVNYPKKKVMHCGDARCNAHKSFKVVQYKAGKARLFARGKRRYDRKQSGYGGQTKPVFHKKAKTTKKIVLKLQCSGCKSIRQVVLKRTKHFELNDKKKTGNKDPTW, from the coding sequence ATGGTGAACTATCCGAAGAAGAAGGTGATGCactgcggcgacgcgcgcTGCAACGCACACAAGTCGTTCAAGGTGGTGCAGTATAAGGCCGGCAAGGCCCGCCTTTTTGCTCGCGGTAAGCGTCGTTACGACCGCAAGCAGTCTGGTTATGGTGGTCAGACCAAGCCCGTCTTCCACAAGAAGGCCAAGACTACCAAGAAGATTGTGCTGAAACTCCAGTGCTCTGGTTGCAAGTCTATCCGCCAGGTTGTCCTCAAGCGCACGAAGCACTTTGAGCTGAACGACAAGAAGAAGACCGGCAACAAGGACCCCACCTGGTAA
- a CDS encoding h1 histone-like protein — protein sequence MFRFTHRALARKAAVKAGSRTSAAAGTTAALHAAQASPQNAVSIPPIPGVRSVRAFRTQKMEALQPQPAAAAGKKAFATKGSKHAKAALKSRPSKKVQVPKKAAAPAKAQQAKQVKAPKSAAKEISKKAKTAKARK from the coding sequence ATGTTCCGCTTCACGCACCGCGCCCTCGCCCGCAAGGCCGCAGTAAAGGCTGGCAGCAGGAcctcagctgctgcgggtaCCACAGCTGCCCTCCACGCGGCGCAGGCTTCCCCTCAGAATGCGGTGAGCATTCCGCCGATTCCGGGCGTGCGCAGCGTCCGCGCGTTCCGCACGCAGAAGATGGAAGCgttgcagccgcagcccgccgctgctgcaggcaaGAAGGCCTTCGCCACCAAAGGGTCGAAGCACGCCAAGGCAGCCTTGAAGTCTCGCCCGTCGAAGAAGGTCCAGGTGCCGAAgaaggccgccgcgccagcgaaGGCACAGCAGGCGAAGCAGGTCAAGGCGCCAAAGAGCGCCGCCAAGGAGATCTCCAAGAAGGCCAAGACCGCCAAAGCGCGCAAGTAA